One genomic segment of Cottoperca gobio chromosome 21, fCotGob3.1, whole genome shotgun sequence includes these proteins:
- the ndufv3 gene encoding uncharacterized protein ndufv3 isoform X2 — MATSLLRLGRLGSLKFLQLESLGLLRSRSAASFCTQAEEPAQPAKKTEAASKTDPSDERATLLAYKTAVAFPVRFSEPGVFPTQSLGVTEPLAGPTATAETIVAAAAPVTAASEAAVAEPPVAAETPAAYPDVAQVIADTAPPVVAAGLPADEPLFDASSKTSAPDDTPVAASTTDDAVVATAASSEPGDPATDGSSSSLSSDSDSDSDSDSDSDSDSKDEKSEVKTETKTSPPEASDSTVKVVADVQELTSEVKEDTIQDKMEVPPEPEATPACAAAAAAPTEAAQATVEAPSVNSEELVDPAPEICTATKDAETRTEVSAEAAVEPATEVIEDVASPAIPDAQVETFTPEKAQTDAPVEITESASAEAPTKADKSLVEAAAEPVETEAAPVEASAEPAAEVTASVESTEELVDPAPVVAEAAPVEAAAEPAEAEAAVEAAAEVTASVESTEELVDPAPVITEAAPVEAEAASEAAAEVSAPVESTEELADPAAVIAEAAGAELQADAPVEPSEETAAAAPPEPDEPFDNSTYKNNQHHSYSSYTFADLDVEMAKFRLPQPSSIRH; from the exons ATGGCGACCTCCTTGCTGCGGTTAGGGCGACTGGGTTCCCTCAAG TTTCTCCAGTTGGAGAGCTTGGGCCTCCTGAGGAGTCGCTCGGCTGCTTCGTTCTGCACTCAGGCTGAAGAGCCCGCTCAGCCAGCGAAAAAGACAGAGGCTGCCAGCAAGA CAGATCCTTCAGATGAGAGAGCAACCTTGCTAGCCTACAAGACAGCAGTTGCCTTCCCAGTTAGATTTTCAGAGCCTGGAGTTTTCCCAACACAGTCTCTAGGTGTAACTGAACCATTGGCCGGCCCCACTGCCACTGCAGAAACAATTgtagctgcagcagctcctgtcACTGCTGCCAGTGAAGCAGCTGTAGCTGAGCCGCCAGTGGCAGCAGAGACGCCAGCTGCTTACCCAGATGTTGCTCAGGTTATCGCTGACACGGCTCCACCTGTAGTTGCCGCAGGTCTCCCAGCTGATGAGCCCTTGTTTGATGCAAGCAGTAAAACGTCAGCACCAGACGACACTCCAGTCGCAGCCTCCACCACAGACGATGCAGTCGTAGCCACCGCAGCCTCCTCTGAGCCTGGTGATCCAGCAACTGACGGATCATCCTCCTCATTGTCCAGCGACTCGGACTCGGACTCGGACTCGGACTCGGACTCGGACTCGGACTCTAAGGACGAGAAGTCAGAAGTGAAGACTGAAACCAAGACCTCACCACCAGAAGCGTCCGATTCCACTGTGAAAGTAGTAGCAGATGTCCAGGAGCTCACATCAGAAGTGAAGGAAGACACTATTCAAGATAAGATGGAAGTTCCTCCAGAACCTGAAGCTACTCCTGCTTgtgcagcagcggcagcagcgcCCACAGAAGCAGCTCAAGCCACCGTCGAGGCACCCAGTGTTAACTCTGAGGAGTTAGTGGACCCTGCTCCTGAGATCTGCACTGCCACCAAAGATGCTGAGACCAGAACAGAAGTTtcagctgaagctgcagtggaACCAGCTACAGAAGTAATAGAAGATGTTGCATCTCCTGCCATCCCAGATGCGCAAGTAGAAACTTTCACTCCAGAAAAAGCTCAGACTGACGCTCCTGTAGAAATCACGGAGTCTGCCTCTGCTGAAGCCCCCACAAAAGCTGACAAATCCCTTGTAGAAGCTGCTGCAGAGCCTGTAGAAACTGAAGCTGCCCCTGTAGAAGCTTCTGCAGAGCCTGCAGCTGAAGTTACTGCCTCTGTGGAGAGCACCGAGGAGCTG GTGGACCCGGCTCCAGTTGTAGCTGAAGCTGCCCCTGTAGAAGCAGCTGCAGAGCCTGCAGAAGCTGAAGCTGCTGTCGAGGCTGCAGCTGAAGTTACTGCCTCTGTGGAGAGCACCGAGGAGCTGGTGGACCCGGCTCCAGTCATAACTGAAGCTGCCCCTGTAGAAGCTGAAGCTGCTTCTGAGGCTGCAGCTGAAGTCTCTGCTCCTGTAGAGAGCACAGAGGAGCTGGCGGACCCTGCTGCAGTCATAGCTGAAGCTGCTGGAGCGGAGCTGCAGGCGGACGCCCCAGTTGAACCATCTGAGG AGACTGCAGCAGCGGCGCCTCCAGAACCCGATGAGCCTTTTGACAACAGCACTTATAAAAACAACCAGCATCACAGCTACTCCTCCTACACATTTGCAGACCTGGATGTAGAGATGGCTAAATTTCGGCTCCCACAGCCGTCCTCCATCAGACACTAG
- the LOC115026077 gene encoding fibrous sheath CABYR-binding protein isoform X4, with amino-acid sequence MAASLLRIGRLGCVRCLQAESWSTLSRAPVAFSTKSGGPKKSVKKTKSDKDQAKTYFDVEKLVQHKLYELPKKEVSSAAAVSAAEAAATPAAEPTPAAAEAVATTLVVEAAVPLVEATPIVDVVPESAPVVEAIAEVIAEVAPVVEAVAEVVAEVTPGVAPMVEAVAEAVAEVAPVVEAVAAPVVEAVAAPAAEAATPVVEAAAAPEPAAEVPVEAAPEAVPVVEAAPEVVPAKAPVEAAAAPVGAEAAAAPAEAAPVGAEAAAAPAEAAPVEAAAAPAEAAPVEAAAAPAEAAAAPAEAAAEVSAPVESTEELVGPAPVLAEAAGEELQADAPAEPAEPFEVQMDPIQKLFLDSIREYSTKSRATGGLVDAGSEYEKTLAEEVAKLQRLYGGGDLASFPELKFTEAKFD; translated from the exons ATGGCGGCTTCCTTGCTGAGGATAGGTCGACTGGGCTGTGTCAGG tgtttgcAGGCTGAGAGCTGGAGTACTCTGAGTAGAGCACCTGTAGCCTTTAGCACAAAATCCGGGGGTCCCAAGAAGTCGGTGAAAAAGACCAAGTCAG ACAAAGACCAGGCTAAAACATACTTCGATGTAGAGAAACTTGTCCAGCACAAGTTATATGAGCTTCCCAAGAAAGAagtttcttcagcagcagctgtttcaGCAGCAGAAGCTGCAGCTACACCAGCTGCAGAGCCCACACCAGCTGCTGCTGAGGCTGTGGCAACCACCCTTGTGGTAGAAGCTGCCGTCCCACTGGTTGAAGCCACTCCAATTGTTGATGTTGTCCCTGAATCTGCACCTGTTGTTGAGGCTATCGCTGAAGTAATTGCCGAAGTTGCTCCCGTGGTTGAAGCTGTTGCTGAAGTGGTTGCTGAAGTTACTCCCGGGGTTGCTCCCATGGTTGAAGCTGTTGCTGAAGCGGTTGCTGAAGTTGCACCTGTGGTTGAAGCTGTTGCTGCTCCAGTGGTTGAAGCTGTTGCTGCTCCAGCAGCTGAAGCTGCCACCCCAGTTGttgaagctgctgcagcaccAGAACCGGCTGCTGAAGTTCCTGTCGAAGCTGCTCCAGAAGCTGTACCAGTTGTGGAAGCTGCCCCTGAGGTTGTCCCTGCTAAAGCCCCTGTAGAAGCTGCCGCTGCCCCTGTAGGAGCTGAGGCTGCCGCTGCCCCAGCTGAGGCTGCCCCTGTAGGAGCTGAGGCTGCCGCTGCCCCAGCTGAGGCTGCCCCTGTAGAAGCTGCCGCTGCCCCAGCTGAGGCTGCCCCTGTAGAAGCTGCCGCTGCCCCAGCTGAG GCTGCAGCTGCCCCAGCTGAGGCTGCAGCTGAAGTTTCTGCTCCTGTAGAGAGCACCGAGGAGTTGGTGGGCCCTGCTCCAGTCCTAGCcgaagctgcaggagaggagCTGCAGGCGGACGCCCCCGCTGAACCAGCTGAACCGTTTGAGG TTCAAATGGACCCAATTCAGAAGCTCTTCCTGGACTCCATACGCGAGTACTCCACAAAAAGCCG AGCTACTGGGGGGCTAGTCGATGCAGGTTCAGAGTATGAGAAGACCTTGGCAGAGGAGGTAGCAAAGCTTCAGCGACTCTATGGTGGTGGAGACCTTGCATCTTTTCCAGAGTTGAAATTCACAG aggCCAAGTTTGATTGA
- the LOC115026077 gene encoding calphotin isoform X1 — translation MAASLLRIGRLGCVRCLQAESWSTLSRAPVAFSTKSGGPKKSVKKTKSDKDQAKTYFDVEKLVQHKLYELPKKEVSSAAAVSAAEAAATPAAEPTPAAAEAVATTLVVEAAVPLVEATPIVDVVPESAPVVEAIAEVIAEVAPVVEAVAEVVAEVTPGVAPMVEAVAEAVAEVAPVVEAVAAPVVEAVAAPAAEAATPVVEAAAAPEPAAEVPVEAAPEAVPVVEAAPEVVPAKAPVEAAAAPVGAEAAAAPAEAAPVGAEAAAAPAEAAPVEAAAAPAEAAPVEAAAAPAEAAPVEAAAAPVEAAAAPVEAAAAPAEATPVEAAAAPADAAPVEAAAAPVEAAAAPVEAAAAPAEAAPVEAAAAPAEAAAAPAEAAAEVSAPVESTEELVGPAPVLAEAAGEELQADAPAEPAEPFEVQMDPIQKLFLDSIREYSTKSRATGGLVDAGSEYEKTLAEEVAKLQRLYGGGDLASFPELKFTEAKFD, via the exons ATGGCGGCTTCCTTGCTGAGGATAGGTCGACTGGGCTGTGTCAGG tgtttgcAGGCTGAGAGCTGGAGTACTCTGAGTAGAGCACCTGTAGCCTTTAGCACAAAATCCGGGGGTCCCAAGAAGTCGGTGAAAAAGACCAAGTCAG ACAAAGACCAGGCTAAAACATACTTCGATGTAGAGAAACTTGTCCAGCACAAGTTATATGAGCTTCCCAAGAAAGAagtttcttcagcagcagctgtttcaGCAGCAGAAGCTGCAGCTACACCAGCTGCAGAGCCCACACCAGCTGCTGCTGAGGCTGTGGCAACCACCCTTGTGGTAGAAGCTGCCGTCCCACTGGTTGAAGCCACTCCAATTGTTGATGTTGTCCCTGAATCTGCACCTGTTGTTGAGGCTATCGCTGAAGTAATTGCCGAAGTTGCTCCCGTGGTTGAAGCTGTTGCTGAAGTGGTTGCTGAAGTTACTCCCGGGGTTGCTCCCATGGTTGAAGCTGTTGCTGAAGCGGTTGCTGAAGTTGCACCTGTGGTTGAAGCTGTTGCTGCTCCAGTGGTTGAAGCTGTTGCTGCTCCAGCAGCTGAAGCTGCCACCCCAGTTGttgaagctgctgcagcaccAGAACCGGCTGCTGAAGTTCCTGTCGAAGCTGCTCCAGAAGCTGTACCAGTTGTGGAAGCTGCCCCTGAGGTTGTCCCTGCTAAAGCCCCTGTAGAAGCTGCCGCTGCCCCTGTAGGAGCTGAGGCTGCCGCTGCCCCAGCTGAGGCTGCCCCTGTAGGAGCTGAGGCTGCCGCTGCCCCAGCTGAGGCTGCCCCTGTAGAAGCTGCCGCTGCCCCAGCTGAGGCTGCCCCTGTAGAAGCTGCCGCTGCCCCAGCTGAGGCTGCCCCTGTAGAAGCTGCCGCTGCCCCTGTAGAAGCTGCCGCTGCCCCTGTAGAAGCTGCCGCTGCCCCAGCTGAGGCTACCCCTGTAGAAGCTGCCGCTGCCCCAGCTGACGCTGCCCCTGTAGAAGCTGCCGCTGCCCCTGTAGAAGCTGCCGCTGCCCCTGTAGAAGCTGCCGCTGCCCCAGCTGAGGCTGCCCCTGTAGAAGCTGCCGCTGCCCCAGCTGAGGCTGCAGCTGCCCCAGCTGAGGCTGCAGCTGAAGTTTCTGCTCCTGTAGAGAGCACCGAGGAGTTGGTGGGCCCTGCTCCAGTCCTAGCcgaagctgcaggagaggagCTGCAGGCGGACGCCCCCGCTGAACCAGCTGAACCGTTTGAGG TTCAAATGGACCCAATTCAGAAGCTCTTCCTGGACTCCATACGCGAGTACTCCACAAAAAGCCG AGCTACTGGGGGGCTAGTCGATGCAGGTTCAGAGTATGAGAAGACCTTGGCAGAGGAGGTAGCAAAGCTTCAGCGACTCTATGGTGGTGGAGACCTTGCATCTTTTCCAGAGTTGAAATTCACAG aggCCAAGTTTGATTGA
- the ndufv3 gene encoding uncharacterized protein ndufv3 isoform X1, with translation MATSLLRLGRLGSLKFLQLESLGLLRSRSAASFCTQAEEPAQPAKKTEAASKTDPSDERATLLAYKTAVAFPVRFSEPGVFPTQSLGVTEPLAGPTATAETIVAAAAPVTAASEAAVAEPPVAAETPAAYPDVAQVIADTAPPVVAAGLPADEPLFDASSKTSAPDDTPVAASTTDDAVVATAASSEPGDPATDGSSSSLSSDSDSDSDSDSDSDSDSKDEKSEVKTETKTSPPEASDSTVKVVADVQELTSEVKEDTIQDKMEVPPEPEATPACAAAAAAPTEAAQATVEAPSVNSEELVDPAPEICTATKDAETRTEVSAEAAVEPATEVIEDVASPAIPDAQVETFTPEKAQTDAPVEITESASAEAPTKADKSLVEAAAEPVETEAAPVEASAEPAAEVTASVESTEELVDPAPVVAEAAPVEASAEPAAEVTASVESTEELVDPAPVVAEAAPVEAAAEPAEAEAAVEAAAEVTASVESTEELVDPAPVITEAAPVEAEAASEAAAEVSAPVESTEELADPAAVIAEAAGAELQADAPVEPSEETAAAAPPEPDEPFDNSTYKNNQHHSYSSYTFADLDVEMAKFRLPQPSSIRH, from the exons ATGGCGACCTCCTTGCTGCGGTTAGGGCGACTGGGTTCCCTCAAG TTTCTCCAGTTGGAGAGCTTGGGCCTCCTGAGGAGTCGCTCGGCTGCTTCGTTCTGCACTCAGGCTGAAGAGCCCGCTCAGCCAGCGAAAAAGACAGAGGCTGCCAGCAAGA CAGATCCTTCAGATGAGAGAGCAACCTTGCTAGCCTACAAGACAGCAGTTGCCTTCCCAGTTAGATTTTCAGAGCCTGGAGTTTTCCCAACACAGTCTCTAGGTGTAACTGAACCATTGGCCGGCCCCACTGCCACTGCAGAAACAATTgtagctgcagcagctcctgtcACTGCTGCCAGTGAAGCAGCTGTAGCTGAGCCGCCAGTGGCAGCAGAGACGCCAGCTGCTTACCCAGATGTTGCTCAGGTTATCGCTGACACGGCTCCACCTGTAGTTGCCGCAGGTCTCCCAGCTGATGAGCCCTTGTTTGATGCAAGCAGTAAAACGTCAGCACCAGACGACACTCCAGTCGCAGCCTCCACCACAGACGATGCAGTCGTAGCCACCGCAGCCTCCTCTGAGCCTGGTGATCCAGCAACTGACGGATCATCCTCCTCATTGTCCAGCGACTCGGACTCGGACTCGGACTCGGACTCGGACTCGGACTCGGACTCTAAGGACGAGAAGTCAGAAGTGAAGACTGAAACCAAGACCTCACCACCAGAAGCGTCCGATTCCACTGTGAAAGTAGTAGCAGATGTCCAGGAGCTCACATCAGAAGTGAAGGAAGACACTATTCAAGATAAGATGGAAGTTCCTCCAGAACCTGAAGCTACTCCTGCTTgtgcagcagcggcagcagcgcCCACAGAAGCAGCTCAAGCCACCGTCGAGGCACCCAGTGTTAACTCTGAGGAGTTAGTGGACCCTGCTCCTGAGATCTGCACTGCCACCAAAGATGCTGAGACCAGAACAGAAGTTtcagctgaagctgcagtggaACCAGCTACAGAAGTAATAGAAGATGTTGCATCTCCTGCCATCCCAGATGCGCAAGTAGAAACTTTCACTCCAGAAAAAGCTCAGACTGACGCTCCTGTAGAAATCACGGAGTCTGCCTCTGCTGAAGCCCCCACAAAAGCTGACAAATCCCTTGTAGAAGCTGCTGCAGAGCCTGTAGAAACTGAAGCTGCCCCTGTAGAAGCTTCTGCAGAGCCTGCAGCTGAAGTTACTGCCTCTGTGGAGAGCACCGAGGAGCTGGTGGACCCGGCTCCAGTTGTAGCTGAAGCTGCCCCTGTAGAAGCTTCTGCAGAGCCTGCAGCTGAAGTTACTGCCTCTGTGGAGAGCACCGAGGAGCTGGTGGACCCGGCTCCAGTTGTAGCTGAAGCTGCCCCTGTAGAAGCAGCTGCAGAGCCTGCAGAAGCTGAAGCTGCTGTCGAGGCTGCAGCTGAAGTTACTGCCTCTGTGGAGAGCACCGAGGAGCTGGTGGACCCGGCTCCAGTCATAACTGAAGCTGCCCCTGTAGAAGCTGAAGCTGCTTCTGAGGCTGCAGCTGAAGTCTCTGCTCCTGTAGAGAGCACAGAGGAGCTGGCGGACCCTGCTGCAGTCATAGCTGAAGCTGCTGGAGCGGAGCTGCAGGCGGACGCCCCAGTTGAACCATCTGAGG AGACTGCAGCAGCGGCGCCTCCAGAACCCGATGAGCCTTTTGACAACAGCACTTATAAAAACAACCAGCATCACAGCTACTCCTCCTACACATTTGCAGACCTGGATGTAGAGATGGCTAAATTTCGGCTCCCACAGCCGTCCTCCATCAGACACTAG
- the LOC115026077 gene encoding coiled-coil domain-containing protein 8 homolog isoform X2, whose product MAASLLRIGRLGCVRCLQAESWSTLSRAPVAFSTKSGGPKKSVKKTKSDKDQAKTYFDVEKLVQHKLYELPKKEVSSAAAVSAAEAAATPAAEPTPAAAEAVATTLVVEAAVPLVEATPIVDVVPESAPVVEAIAEVIAEVAPVVEAVAEVVAEVTPGVAPMVEAVAEAVAEVAPVVEAVAAPVVEAVAAPAAEAATPVVEAAAAPEPAAEVPVEAAPEAVPVVEAAPEVVPAKAPVEAAAAPVGAEAAAAPAEAAPVGAEAAAAPAEAAPVEAAAAPAEAAPVEAAAAPAEAAPVEAAAAPAEAAAAPAEAAAEVSAPVESTEELVGPAPVLAEAAGEELQADAPAEPAEPFEVQMDPIQKLFLDSIREYSTKSRATGGLVDAGSEYEKTLAEEVAKLQRLYGGGDLASFPELKFTEAKFD is encoded by the exons ATGGCGGCTTCCTTGCTGAGGATAGGTCGACTGGGCTGTGTCAGG tgtttgcAGGCTGAGAGCTGGAGTACTCTGAGTAGAGCACCTGTAGCCTTTAGCACAAAATCCGGGGGTCCCAAGAAGTCGGTGAAAAAGACCAAGTCAG ACAAAGACCAGGCTAAAACATACTTCGATGTAGAGAAACTTGTCCAGCACAAGTTATATGAGCTTCCCAAGAAAGAagtttcttcagcagcagctgtttcaGCAGCAGAAGCTGCAGCTACACCAGCTGCAGAGCCCACACCAGCTGCTGCTGAGGCTGTGGCAACCACCCTTGTGGTAGAAGCTGCCGTCCCACTGGTTGAAGCCACTCCAATTGTTGATGTTGTCCCTGAATCTGCACCTGTTGTTGAGGCTATCGCTGAAGTAATTGCCGAAGTTGCTCCCGTGGTTGAAGCTGTTGCTGAAGTGGTTGCTGAAGTTACTCCCGGGGTTGCTCCCATGGTTGAAGCTGTTGCTGAAGCGGTTGCTGAAGTTGCACCTGTGGTTGAAGCTGTTGCTGCTCCAGTGGTTGAAGCTGTTGCTGCTCCAGCAGCTGAAGCTGCCACCCCAGTTGttgaagctgctgcagcaccAGAACCGGCTGCTGAAGTTCCTGTCGAAGCTGCTCCAGAAGCTGTACCAGTTGTGGAAGCTGCCCCTGAGGTTGTCCCTGCTAAAGCCCCTGTAGAAGCTGCCGCTGCCCCTGTAGGAGCTGAGGCTGCCGCTGCCCCAGCTGAGGCTGCCCCTGTAGGAGCTGAGGCTGCCGCTGCCCCAGCTGAGGCTGCCCCTGTAGAAGCTGCCGCTGCCCCAGCTGAGGCTGCCCCTGTAGAAGCTGCCGCTGCCCCAGCTGAG GCTGCCCCTGTAGAAGCTGCCGCTGCCCCAGCTGAGGCTGCAGCTGCCCCAGCTGAGGCTGCAGCTGAAGTTTCTGCTCCTGTAGAGAGCACCGAGGAGTTGGTGGGCCCTGCTCCAGTCCTAGCcgaagctgcaggagaggagCTGCAGGCGGACGCCCCCGCTGAACCAGCTGAACCGTTTGAGG TTCAAATGGACCCAATTCAGAAGCTCTTCCTGGACTCCATACGCGAGTACTCCACAAAAAGCCG AGCTACTGGGGGGCTAGTCGATGCAGGTTCAGAGTATGAGAAGACCTTGGCAGAGGAGGTAGCAAAGCTTCAGCGACTCTATGGTGGTGGAGACCTTGCATCTTTTCCAGAGTTGAAATTCACAG aggCCAAGTTTGATTGA
- the LOC115026077 gene encoding fibrous sheath CABYR-binding protein isoform X3, protein MAASLLRIGRLGCVRCLQAESWSTLSRAPVAFSTKSGGPKKSVKKTKSDKDQAKTYFDVEKLVQHKLYELPKKEVSSAAAVSAAEAAATPAAEPTPAAAEAVATTLVVEAAVPLVEATPIVDVVPESAPVVEAIAEVIAEVAPVVEAVAEVVAEVTPGVAPMVEAVAEAVAEVAPVVEAVAAPVVEAVAAPAAEAATPVVEAAAAPEPAAEVPVEAAPEAVPVVEAAPEVVPAKAPVEAAAAPVGAEAAAAPAEAAPVGAEAAAAPAEAAPVEAAAAPAEAAPVEAAAAPAEAAAAPAEAAAEVSAPVESTEELVGPAPVLAEAAGEELQADAPAEPAEPFEVQMDPIQKLFLDSIREYSTKSRATGGLVDAGSEYEKTLAEEVAKLQRLYGGGDLASFPELKFTEAKFD, encoded by the exons ATGGCGGCTTCCTTGCTGAGGATAGGTCGACTGGGCTGTGTCAGG tgtttgcAGGCTGAGAGCTGGAGTACTCTGAGTAGAGCACCTGTAGCCTTTAGCACAAAATCCGGGGGTCCCAAGAAGTCGGTGAAAAAGACCAAGTCAG ACAAAGACCAGGCTAAAACATACTTCGATGTAGAGAAACTTGTCCAGCACAAGTTATATGAGCTTCCCAAGAAAGAagtttcttcagcagcagctgtttcaGCAGCAGAAGCTGCAGCTACACCAGCTGCAGAGCCCACACCAGCTGCTGCTGAGGCTGTGGCAACCACCCTTGTGGTAGAAGCTGCCGTCCCACTGGTTGAAGCCACTCCAATTGTTGATGTTGTCCCTGAATCTGCACCTGTTGTTGAGGCTATCGCTGAAGTAATTGCCGAAGTTGCTCCCGTGGTTGAAGCTGTTGCTGAAGTGGTTGCTGAAGTTACTCCCGGGGTTGCTCCCATGGTTGAAGCTGTTGCTGAAGCGGTTGCTGAAGTTGCACCTGTGGTTGAAGCTGTTGCTGCTCCAGTGGTTGAAGCTGTTGCTGCTCCAGCAGCTGAAGCTGCCACCCCAGTTGttgaagctgctgcagcaccAGAACCGGCTGCTGAAGTTCCTGTCGAAGCTGCTCCAGAAGCTGTACCAGTTGTGGAAGCTGCCCCTGAGGTTGTCCCTGCTAAAGCCCCTGTAGAAGCTGCCGCTGCCCCTGTAGGAGCTGAGGCTGCCGCTGCCCCAGCTGAGGCTGCCCCTGTAGGAGCTGAGGCTGCCGCTGCCCCAGCTGAGGCTGCCCCTGTAGAAGCTGCCGCTGCCCCAGCTGAG GCTGCCCCTGTAGAAGCTGCCGCTGCCCCAGCTGAGGCTGCAGCTGCCCCAGCTGAGGCTGCAGCTGAAGTTTCTGCTCCTGTAGAGAGCACCGAGGAGTTGGTGGGCCCTGCTCCAGTCCTAGCcgaagctgcaggagaggagCTGCAGGCGGACGCCCCCGCTGAACCAGCTGAACCGTTTGAGG TTCAAATGGACCCAATTCAGAAGCTCTTCCTGGACTCCATACGCGAGTACTCCACAAAAAGCCG AGCTACTGGGGGGCTAGTCGATGCAGGTTCAGAGTATGAGAAGACCTTGGCAGAGGAGGTAGCAAAGCTTCAGCGACTCTATGGTGGTGGAGACCTTGCATCTTTTCCAGAGTTGAAATTCACAG aggCCAAGTTTGATTGA